In one Winogradskyella sp. MH6 genomic region, the following are encoded:
- a CDS encoding DUF4252 domain-containing protein, protein MKKLIVIVALIIAPMLSGAQSIFDKYEDMKEVTSIVVTQKAFRMLATIDLDVDDPEAKEFMEMVKKITGLKVFTTGDEKISADMKSTVDKYLKSSALEELMRIKDGEQTVKFYVKEGKDENHVKELLMFVSGLKEITEGQDIEINGKKREIETVLLTLTGDIDLRQVSKITNQMDIPGGDQLKKASEKDND, encoded by the coding sequence ATGAAAAAATTAATTGTAATAGTAGCGCTTATTATAGCACCAATGTTATCCGGTGCACAGAGCATCTTTGATAAGTATGAAGACATGAAAGAAGTAACATCAATTGTTGTTACACAAAAAGCTTTCAGAATGTTAGCCACTATAGATTTGGATGTAGACGATCCGGAAGCAAAGGAATTTATGGAAATGGTTAAAAAGATTACTGGACTGAAAGTATTTACCACAGGTGATGAAAAAATATCTGCAGATATGAAGTCTACAGTAGATAAGTACCTTAAGTCTTCTGCTCTTGAAGAGTTAATGCGTATTAAAGATGGTGAACAGACCGTAAAATTTTATGTAAAAGAAGGAAAAGATGAAAACCACGTTAAAGAGTTATTAATGTTTGTTTCTGGACTAAAAGAGATTACTGAAGGACAAGACATAGAAATTAATGGAAAAAAACGTGAAATAGAAACCGTTCTATTGACCTTAACAGGAGATATCGATTTAAGACAAGTATCTAAAATCACTAATCAAATGGATATTCCTGGAGGTGATCAGTTAAAGAAGGCTAGTGAAAAAGATAACGATTAA
- a CDS encoding FecCD family ABC transporter permease — protein sequence MYNSQTYQFQYALLVVILIACFFINISLGSVNIPLRSIIGSLFGNIDNTTWEVIITNYRLPKAVTSILVGSGLGISGLLMQTLFRNPLAGPFVLGITSGASLGVALIILGSGLFGGFFATALISKWSIVIAASLGSFLVLLAVLAVSHKVRDTMAILIIGLMFGSITAAVVSVLSYFSSAEQLQQYVFWGFGSLSNLSWKELSIFFLIYLVGMILSIMSIKSLNSLLLGENYAKSLGINLKQSRFIIILATSLIAGTITAFAGPIAFIGLAIPHLTRQIFKTSNHKILLPAVFLFGAITMLICDSIAQVPGSDYTLPINAITALVGAPVVIWLLVRQRKMMF from the coding sequence TTGTATAATTCCCAAACATATCAATTTCAGTATGCATTACTAGTAGTAATACTTATTGCCTGCTTTTTTATTAATATTAGTTTAGGTTCTGTAAATATCCCTTTAAGGAGTATAATTGGTAGTCTGTTTGGCAATATTGATAACACAACATGGGAAGTTATAATAACTAATTACAGATTGCCTAAAGCTGTAACATCAATTTTAGTTGGCTCTGGACTTGGAATTTCAGGATTATTAATGCAAACTTTATTTAGAAATCCATTAGCAGGTCCATTTGTTTTGGGTATTACATCTGGTGCTAGTTTAGGTGTAGCGTTAATAATTTTAGGATCTGGTTTATTTGGAGGATTCTTCGCTACAGCCTTAATCTCTAAATGGAGTATTGTCATTGCAGCCAGTCTTGGTAGTTTCTTGGTATTGTTAGCGGTTTTAGCTGTATCGCATAAAGTTAGAGATACTATGGCCATACTTATCATAGGCTTAATGTTTGGAAGCATTACTGCTGCTGTAGTAAGTGTGTTATCCTATTTTAGTTCTGCAGAACAATTGCAGCAATATGTTTTTTGGGGTTTTGGTAGCTTAAGCAATTTATCTTGGAAAGAACTCAGCATTTTCTTCTTAATATATCTCGTTGGTATGATTTTGAGTATTATGTCAATAAAATCATTGAACAGCTTATTACTAGGTGAAAATTATGCCAAAAGTTTAGGTATTAATCTAAAACAAAGTCGATTTATAATTATACTAGCTACAAGTTTAATTGCAGGAACCATTACAGCATTTGCTGGTCCAATTGCTTTTATTGGCTTGGCCATTCCTCATTTAACACGTCAAATTTTTAAAACCTCTAATCATAAAATTCTATTACCAGCAGTATTTTTGTTTGGTGCAATCACCATGCTTATTTGCGATAGTATAGCACAGGTTCCTGGTAGCGATTACACCTTACCTATTAATGCAATAACCGCTTTAGTTGGTGCTCCTGTTGTGATTTGGCTGTTGGTTAGACAACGTAAAATGATGTTTTAA
- a CDS encoding DUF4252 domain-containing protein → MIQSIKKLAVMLLLVVAYTSCNQGPTLQTYFVDNQVKPGFLSVDAPIGLLNIEEVELTKEQEEAYKSIDKLNILAYRIDDSNKAEYELELANVKTILKNPKYEELMRGGNSVDGRFMVMFIGEVDNVDELILFGNANDKGFVVARVLGNDMNAGKIMSLQSVLKDMDFENANLKGITDFIK, encoded by the coding sequence ATGATACAATCAATCAAAAAATTAGCGGTAATGTTGCTTTTGGTTGTGGCTTATACAAGCTGCAACCAAGGGCCAACGTTGCAAACCTATTTTGTAGATAATCAAGTTAAGCCAGGTTTCTTATCTGTTGATGCACCAATTGGGTTACTAAATATAGAAGAAGTTGAACTTACAAAAGAGCAAGAAGAGGCTTATAAATCTATAGATAAACTAAATATATTAGCTTACAGAATAGATGATAGTAACAAAGCAGAGTACGAGCTAGAGCTTGCAAATGTTAAAACCATTCTCAAAAATCCTAAATATGAAGAGTTAATGCGAGGTGGAAATAGTGTAGATGGTCGTTTTATGGTTATGTTTATTGGAGAGGTTGACAATGTTGATGAACTCATTCTTTTTGGTAACGCTAATGATAAAGGTTTTGTGGTTGCCAGAGTGCTTGGTAACGACATGAATGCAGGAAAAATAATGTCTCTACAATCTGTATTAAAGGATATGGATTTTGAAAATGCGAACCTTAAAGGTATAACAGACTTTATTAAATAA
- a CDS encoding heme-binding domain-containing protein, whose translation MKILKKLLLLILVVFIIAQFFGPEKNDGDIATVDAFLADTNPPENVQLILKNACLDCHSDHTRYPWYNNITPVNYWLASHVNDGKKHFNVSKWNDYSDKKKDHKLEELAEEVKEGHMPLPSYTWTHSDAKLSKEQIEAVENWVKMARVQYIFSKEPQ comes from the coding sequence ATGAAAATCCTTAAAAAACTCTTACTGTTAATTTTAGTAGTCTTTATAATTGCTCAATTTTTTGGGCCAGAAAAGAATGATGGGGATATTGCTACTGTAGATGCCTTTCTTGCAGATACCAATCCACCTGAAAATGTACAGTTAATTTTAAAAAATGCTTGTTTAGACTGTCATAGTGACCATACGCGTTATCCTTGGTATAACAATATTACACCTGTAAACTATTGGTTAGCAAGTCATGTTAATGACGGTAAAAAACACTTTAATGTCTCTAAGTGGAACGATTATTCTGATAAGAAAAAAGACCATAAACTTGAAGAACTTGCCGAAGAGGTAAAAGAAGGACACATGCCTTTACCTAGCTACACTTGGACGCATAGCGACGCTAAGCTTTCTAAAGAGCAGATTGAAGCTGTTGAAAATTGGGTAAAAATGGCTAGAGTTCAATATATCTTCTCAAAAGAACCACAATAA
- the purB gene encoding adenylosuccinate lyase, whose translation MALTALSAISPIDGRYRSKVEALGNYFSEEALIKYRVLVEIEYFIALCELPLPQLESVSDGVFEDLRAIYKNFTPVDAAAIKEIEKVTNHDVKAVEYFIKEKFDALGLSDHKEFIHFGLTSQDINNTAIPLSIKEAMNDVYVPEYLTLLKKIEELAEEWKDVPMLARTHGQPASPTRLGKEIDVFVVRLKEQFNLLNDVPSAAKFGGATGNFNAHKVAYPNIDWKAFGTSFVQEKLGLQHSFPTTQIEHYDHMAALFDALKRINTIIIDLDRDIWTYVSMDYFKQKIKKGEVGSSAMPHKVNPIDFENSEGNLGIANAIFEHLAAKLPISRLQRDLTDSTVLRNAGVPFGHTIIGFKSTLKGLGKLLLNAAKFEQDLENNWAVVAEAIQTILRREGYPNPYEALKGLTRTNEAITKTSISEFIDTLEVSDTIKSELKAISPSNYTGI comes from the coding sequence ATGGCACTTACAGCACTTAGCGCAATTTCACCAATAGATGGTAGATACAGATCTAAAGTAGAAGCTTTGGGTAATTATTTTTCTGAAGAAGCTTTAATAAAATATCGTGTTCTTGTAGAGATAGAATACTTTATTGCACTTTGCGAATTGCCTTTACCTCAACTAGAGTCGGTATCTGATGGTGTTTTTGAAGACTTAAGAGCTATATACAAAAACTTTACTCCTGTTGATGCGGCTGCCATAAAAGAGATTGAAAAAGTAACTAACCACGATGTTAAAGCGGTTGAGTATTTTATAAAAGAAAAGTTTGATGCTTTAGGTTTATCTGACCATAAAGAATTTATTCATTTTGGATTAACATCTCAGGATATCAACAACACTGCTATTCCATTAAGTATTAAGGAGGCCATGAATGATGTGTATGTTCCTGAATATTTAACCTTACTAAAGAAAATTGAAGAATTAGCAGAAGAGTGGAAGGATGTGCCAATGCTTGCCAGAACACATGGTCAGCCTGCTTCACCTACTCGCTTAGGTAAAGAAATTGATGTTTTTGTGGTGAGATTAAAAGAACAGTTCAATCTTTTAAACGATGTGCCAAGTGCTGCAAAGTTTGGTGGTGCTACCGGTAACTTTAATGCACATAAAGTGGCTTACCCAAACATTGATTGGAAAGCTTTTGGAACGTCGTTCGTACAAGAAAAATTAGGTTTACAGCATTCTTTTCCAACAACGCAGATAGAGCACTACGATCATATGGCTGCGTTGTTTGATGCTTTAAAACGTATCAACACCATTATTATAGATTTAGACAGAGATATCTGGACCTATGTGTCTATGGATTACTTTAAACAAAAAATCAAGAAAGGTGAAGTTGGTAGCTCTGCTATGCCACACAAAGTAAACCCAATAGATTTTGAAAACAGTGAAGGTAACTTAGGTATTGCCAATGCCATTTTTGAACACCTTGCTGCTAAACTTCCGATTTCTAGATTACAACGCGATCTTACTGATAGTACTGTTTTAAGAAATGCTGGTGTACCATTTGGTCACACCATTATTGGTTTTAAATCGACTTTAAAAGGTTTAGGTAAATTATTGTTAAATGCCGCTAAATTTGAACAAGATCTAGAAAACAATTGGGCTGTTGTTGCAGAGGCGATTCAAACAATTCTTCGTCGTGAAGGGTATCCTAACCCTTATGAAGCTTTAAAAGGCTTAACAAGAACCAACGAAGCGATTACAAAAACATCTATTTCAGAATTTATTGATACATTAGAGGTTTCGGATACTATAAAATCTGAACTAAAAGCAATATCACCAAGCAATTATACTGGTATATGA
- a CDS encoding S41 family peptidase, whose protein sequence is MMKNLKLLALFLAITTTFISCFEDFDDNAVASSDIKDFVWKGMNAVYLYKSEIPDLANNRFATNEEYSNYLADFESPEALFESLKYLPETVDRFSIITDNYINLQNQLQGISLSNGIEFNLYFVPGSETEVFGAITLILNNSPASDLGLQRDMVFRAVDGINLTESNFSELLSQETYTLNFADYDDNGTPDVVDDTVTLNGNSETLTKVQYEENPIHIAQTITLEDNTKVGYLMYNQFNSNFNNALNNVFADFASDGVSELVLDLRYNGGGSVQTAAYIGSMITGQFTGQVYSKAFYNENLSNNNRDYLFTNSIEGGGAINSLNLNKVYILTTNRRTASASELVINSLSPYIDVVVIGENTVGKTQISITIYDSPNLGYEGRNSGHFYAMQPLVANSVNVNDELVPSDGLTPDIELREYPSTLGVLGEINEPLLQAALLDISNSGRFTYDLVPGPELIKTKRFFQSLEQEMYIE, encoded by the coding sequence ATGATGAAAAATTTAAAATTACTGGCACTCTTTCTTGCCATTACTACAACCTTCATAAGTTGTTTTGAAGATTTTGATGATAACGCAGTTGCTTCGTCTGATATAAAAGACTTTGTATGGAAAGGTATGAATGCTGTCTATCTCTATAAATCTGAAATTCCTGATTTAGCTAATAATCGATTTGCTACCAATGAAGAATACTCTAATTATTTGGCAGACTTTGAATCTCCAGAGGCTTTATTTGAATCTTTAAAGTACCTACCTGAAACTGTAGACCGATTTAGCATTATTACAGACAACTATATTAATTTACAAAACCAACTACAAGGTATTAGTTTAAGCAATGGAATAGAATTTAATTTATATTTTGTTCCTGGTAGTGAAACAGAAGTATTTGGTGCTATAACATTGATTTTAAACAATAGCCCTGCTAGTGACTTAGGTTTGCAACGCGATATGGTATTTAGAGCTGTTGATGGTATTAATTTAACGGAGTCTAATTTTTCAGAACTATTATCACAAGAAACTTACACTTTAAATTTTGCTGATTATGACGATAATGGAACTCCTGATGTTGTAGATGATACAGTCACACTCAATGGCAACAGTGAGACTTTAACTAAGGTTCAATATGAAGAAAATCCTATACATATAGCACAAACAATTACACTTGAAGATAATACCAAAGTTGGATATTTAATGTATAACCAATTCAATTCTAACTTTAATAACGCGCTTAATAATGTGTTTGCTGACTTTGCTTCGGATGGAGTTAGTGAATTGGTATTAGACCTAAGATATAATGGTGGTGGATCTGTACAAACTGCTGCTTATATAGGAAGTATGATTACAGGGCAATTTACAGGACAAGTGTATTCTAAGGCATTTTATAATGAGAATTTATCTAATAATAACAGAGACTATCTCTTTACAAACTCCATTGAAGGTGGTGGTGCTATAAATAGTTTAAATCTCAACAAGGTTTATATTTTAACTACTAACAGAAGAACTGCTTCTGCTAGTGAGTTGGTTATAAATAGTCTGAGTCCATATATAGATGTTGTAGTTATAGGTGAAAATACTGTGGGAAAAACACAAATATCTATTACAATTTACGATTCACCTAATCTTGGCTATGAAGGTAGAAACTCAGGGCATTTTTACGCCATGCAACCTTTAGTTGCTAATTCAGTTAATGTGAATGATGAGCTGGTACCTTCTGATGGATTAACTCCAGATATTGAATTAAGAGAATACCCAAGTACTCTTGGTGTTTTGGGCGAAATAAACGAACCTTTATTACAAGCGGCACTATTAGACATATCAAATTCTGGCAGATTTACTTACGATTTGGTTCCTGGTCCTGAATTAATTAAAACGAAACGATTCTTCCAATCGTTAGAACAAGAAATGTATATAGAATAA
- a CDS encoding RNA polymerase sigma factor, whose translation MKQADFVSLVMPFKDKVFRLAKRLLVSREEAEDATQEILLKLWKNKEKIEDYKNVEAFSMTMTKNFCLDRLKSKQAQNLKIVHSNYTDNNSSLQKQVEAKDSLNWVSRIMEDLPEQQKIIVQLRDIEQYDFAEIAKMLDMNETAVRVNLSRARKTIREKLTNTHRHGIK comes from the coding sequence ATGAAGCAGGCAGATTTTGTAAGCTTAGTAATGCCATTTAAGGATAAAGTATTTCGTTTAGCCAAGCGTTTATTGGTTTCGCGAGAAGAAGCTGAGGACGCTACACAAGAAATACTGTTGAAATTATGGAAAAACAAAGAGAAGATAGAAGATTATAAAAATGTAGAAGCCTTCTCTATGACAATGACAAAGAATTTTTGTTTGGATAGACTAAAATCTAAACAAGCACAAAATTTAAAAATTGTTCACAGTAATTATACAGACAACAATTCGTCATTGCAAAAGCAAGTTGAAGCTAAAGATAGCTTAAACTGGGTATCTCGTATAATGGAAGATTTACCAGAGCAGCAAAAAATAATAGTACAGCTAAGAGATATAGAGCAGTACGATTTTGCAGAGATAGCTAAAATGTTAGATATGAATGAAACCGCAGTGCGCGTTAATCTATCTAGAGCAAGAAAAACAATAAGAGAAAAATTAACTAATACACATAGACATGGTATTAAATAA
- a CDS encoding ABC transporter substrate-binding protein, whose protein sequence is MKNHNCIKSLMLHIKTYLILLLFVISFSCKDNTSKEELSNQRIETSKLKYAEGFTFEDYSDYKVLTIKNPWPEAKKTYKYLIASKEQLAKMTFPSDAYDGVITDNITKLVVTSTTHIPALELLDVEQTLVGFPGADYISSEKTRKRIDDGLVRELGKNEGINTEVLLELNPDVVIGFGVDGVNKTFETIRKSGIPVIYNGDWVESSALAKAEWIKFFGVLFNKEKEADSIFNSIESDYLEAKKIAANAKKQPTVLSGAMHKDVWYLPNGSSPEAQFLKDANVNYLWSDTSGNGSLALSFEVVLEKAKYADIWLSPSYYSSYKQLEKASELYTNFDAFNNKSIYSFVNTTGATGGVIYYELGTARPDLVLKDLIKICHPNLLKQYTPHFFKSLN, encoded by the coding sequence ATGAAGAACCATAACTGCATAAAGTCACTTATGTTACATATAAAAACCTATCTAATCCTTCTGTTATTTGTTATCAGCTTTTCCTGTAAAGACAATACTTCAAAAGAAGAATTATCTAACCAGCGGATTGAAACTTCAAAACTTAAATATGCTGAAGGCTTTACGTTTGAGGACTATTCTGACTATAAAGTATTAACCATAAAAAACCCTTGGCCAGAAGCTAAAAAAACATATAAATATCTTATTGCTTCTAAAGAACAATTAGCTAAAATGACCTTTCCGAGTGATGCTTACGATGGTGTAATTACGGATAATATTACAAAACTTGTTGTAACTTCTACAACACATATTCCTGCACTAGAATTGCTAGATGTAGAACAAACTTTAGTAGGATTTCCAGGTGCGGATTATATATCGTCTGAAAAAACAAGAAAACGTATTGATGATGGACTAGTTAGAGAACTTGGTAAAAACGAAGGTATTAATACAGAAGTGTTGTTAGAACTAAACCCAGACGTTGTTATCGGATTTGGCGTAGATGGTGTTAACAAAACTTTTGAAACGATTAGAAAATCTGGTATTCCGGTAATTTATAATGGTGATTGGGTAGAGTCTTCTGCACTAGCTAAAGCAGAATGGATTAAGTTTTTTGGAGTACTGTTCAATAAAGAAAAAGAAGCAGATTCTATTTTTAATAGCATTGAAAGCGACTATTTAGAGGCTAAAAAAATAGCTGCTAATGCAAAAAAACAGCCAACCGTTTTGAGTGGTGCAATGCATAAAGATGTGTGGTATTTACCAAATGGCTCTAGTCCAGAAGCACAATTTTTAAAAGATGCTAATGTTAATTACTTATGGAGTGACACCTCTGGAAACGGAAGTTTAGCACTAAGCTTTGAAGTGGTTTTAGAAAAAGCCAAGTATGCTGATATTTGGTTAAGTCCATCCTACTATTCCAGCTACAAACAACTTGAAAAAGCTAGTGAGCTATATACCAACTTTGATGCTTTTAATAATAAGTCAATTTATTCGTTTGTTAACACTACTGGTGCAACAGGTGGCGTTATATATTATGAATTGGGAACTGCAAGACCAGATTTGGTTTTAAAAGATCTTATTAAAATATGTCATCCCAACTTATTAAAACAATACACACCTCATTTCTTTAAATCTCTTAACTAA
- a CDS encoding TonB-dependent receptor plug domain-containing protein: MFTIGSAQIKQDSVKVEKLDEVVLSDSRFALKRENSGKVITKITSQELEKLQGQSVAEIIGRTVGVEINGVRSNAGQNLSYFIRGGRNRQVLIMIDGVQLTDPSQIANDYDLRFLNADQIESIEILKGASSTLYGTGAATAVINIKLKEPSKKAFNLNLRSTLGTNQSSDEDNYALEDFRNSVSVNGSLGKFNYLASFGQQYTDGLSAIDGGTESDAFNSYNGNLKLGYKFNNTFKLNAYGSFDNYKADFDDSFGMMDADNVTLSKQYRLGLSPEFKYNKGSIIVNAAYNDVEREIKSGYPSIFNAQSIVVDAYNRYNFNDAFYTVIGLNYQDNQMESFSIPFGETNFSQAISPDNAQFTITDPYANVVYVSDFGLNVNAGLRLNNHSEYGSHLVYNLNPSYKFDVDFGYIKGLASYSTAFITPSLYQLFETSYGNADLKPEENQTIEVGAEVSIKDKATFSLVYFNRNEDNFIDFLDTGSFVYQYQNVSESFTASGLEFVAKARIVEGLDVNLNATYTSVDEDLSLRIPEIKANARIDYAFSKQTQMSLSYQYNDEREDTFYNSPTFENEIVTLESYGLLDFYVSHSILKNKLLLFTNVTNILNEDYQELFGYSTRGRGVNLGFNLKL, encoded by the coding sequence ATGTTCACAATTGGATCTGCACAAATTAAGCAGGATTCGGTTAAAGTAGAAAAACTAGATGAAGTTGTATTATCAGATTCGCGTTTTGCGTTGAAGCGTGAAAATTCTGGTAAAGTCATCACAAAAATCACCTCCCAAGAATTAGAAAAACTACAAGGGCAATCAGTTGCAGAAATTATTGGTAGAACTGTTGGTGTAGAAATTAACGGAGTTCGCAGTAATGCTGGTCAGAATCTCAGTTATTTTATCCGAGGAGGTAGAAATCGTCAGGTATTAATTATGATTGATGGAGTACAGCTAACAGATCCATCTCAAATTGCAAATGATTACGATTTACGTTTTCTCAATGCTGATCAAATTGAATCTATTGAAATTTTAAAAGGAGCTTCTAGTACGCTTTATGGTACAGGTGCTGCAACAGCAGTGATTAACATTAAATTAAAAGAACCTTCTAAAAAAGCTTTCAATCTAAATTTAAGAAGTACACTTGGTACTAATCAATCGTCTGATGAAGATAATTATGCGTTAGAAGACTTTAGAAACAGTGTCTCGGTAAATGGAAGTTTGGGTAAGTTTAATTATCTCGCAAGTTTTGGGCAACAATATACAGATGGCTTGTCTGCTATTGATGGCGGAACAGAGTCCGATGCTTTTAATAGTTACAATGGTAATTTAAAACTTGGCTATAAGTTTAATAATACTTTTAAGTTGAATGCTTACGGAAGTTTTGATAATTACAAAGCAGATTTTGATGACAGTTTTGGTATGATGGATGCAGATAATGTTACTTTATCTAAACAGTATCGATTGGGATTGTCGCCAGAGTTTAAATATAACAAAGGAAGCATTATTGTTAATGCAGCTTATAATGATGTAGAACGCGAAATTAAATCTGGTTACCCATCTATATTTAATGCTCAAAGTATAGTTGTAGATGCCTACAATCGTTACAACTTTAATGATGCCTTTTATACCGTAATAGGATTAAATTATCAGGATAATCAGATGGAAAGTTTTTCTATTCCTTTTGGAGAAACCAATTTTAGCCAAGCTATAAGTCCTGATAATGCACAATTTACAATTACAGACCCTTATGCGAATGTGGTTTATGTTTCAGATTTTGGCCTAAACGTTAATGCAGGTCTAAGATTAAACAATCATAGTGAGTATGGCAGCCATTTGGTATACAACCTTAATCCTTCTTATAAGTTTGATGTAGATTTTGGATACATTAAAGGTTTAGCAAGTTATAGCACGGCATTTATAACTCCGTCTTTATATCAGTTGTTTGAGACAAGTTATGGTAATGCTGATTTAAAGCCAGAAGAAAATCAAACCATTGAAGTTGGAGCAGAAGTGTCTATAAAAGATAAGGCAACATTTAGCCTTGTATATTTTAACAGAAACGAAGACAATTTTATAGATTTTTTAGATACAGGTAGTTTTGTTTATCAATATCAAAATGTGTCGGAATCTTTTACGGCAAGTGGTTTAGAGTTTGTAGCGAAGGCTAGAATAGTCGAAGGGTTAGATGTTAATCTAAATGCCACTTATACATCTGTAGACGAAGATTTAAGCTTAAGAATCCCAGAAATAAAGGCGAATGCGAGAATCGATTACGCATTTTCAAAACAAACTCAAATGAGTTTATCCTACCAATATAATGACGAGCGAGAGGATACTTTTTATAATAGTCCAACATTTGAAAATGAAATAGTGACTTTAGAATCTTACGGTTTATTAGACTTTTATGTAAGTCATTCAATATTAAAAAATAAGCTATTACTTTTTACTAACGTTACTAATATTCTTAATGAAGATTATCAAGAATTATTTGGATATAGCACGAGAGGTCGAGGTGTTAACCTTGGATTTAATTTAAAATTATAG
- a CDS encoding adenylosuccinate lyase has protein sequence MTKAQLYKELNYVNHSREKRLYYANLVLNQPELVKPLLEILFDVDDKISSRAAWVFEFMCGENLEAIIPHLDTFTQNISRVHLDPAVRPMAKICEYLTTAYYGNSDTKIKQHLSESHKEKIIEACFDWMINDEKIAPKAYSMNSLYLLGTEYDWIHPELAIILERDFQMQSSGFKARARHILKKINSKK, from the coding sequence TTGACAAAAGCGCAACTTTATAAAGAATTAAATTACGTTAACCACTCACGCGAAAAACGCTTGTATTATGCAAATTTGGTTTTAAATCAACCAGAATTGGTAAAACCACTTCTGGAAATTTTGTTTGATGTTGATGATAAAATTTCGTCCAGAGCTGCTTGGGTGTTTGAATTTATGTGTGGCGAAAACCTTGAAGCTATTATTCCGCATTTAGATACCTTTACACAAAACATTTCCAGAGTACATCTAGATCCTGCGGTACGTCCTATGGCCAAAATCTGCGAATATTTAACGACTGCTTACTACGGAAATTCTGATACCAAAATAAAACAGCATCTCAGCGAATCACACAAAGAAAAAATCATTGAAGCTTGTTTTGATTGGATGATTAATGATGAAAAAATTGCTCCTAAAGCCTACTCTATGAATTCGTTATACTTATTAGGCACAGAGTATGATTGGATTCACCCAGAACTCGCCATAATTTTAGAACGTGATTTTCAAATGCAAAGCTCAGGTTTTAAAGCCAGAGCAAGGCATATCCTTAAAAAAATAAATTCAAAGAAATAA